GATAATCATGTAACGGGAGCTAGATGAGCAGCGGCATGGAGATGATAGGATTCCCGGGCGGCGAAGCGATGAATGCCCGCAGTCAGAGTCTCGAGGCCAATCTCAAACGCCTCCAGCAACGCTCGGACGATGCGAAAGGCGACGAGCAGGCCCTGCGGCAGGTGAGCCGCGATCTCGAATCCCTGTTCGTGAAGATGCTGCTCGATTCAATGGAGAAAACCGTGCCGCGCGAGGAAGGCTCGCTGGGCAACAGCCAGGCGATGCAGACCTGGCGGGGCATGCTGAACGAAAAACTGGCCGAGCAGCTCGGCGAGAACAGCCCGATCGGCCTGGCAGACATGATCTACCGGCAACTGTCCGGGGACTTGGAGCGGCACATGGAGGTGCCGCCTGCCACGGCCCTACCCCCTGATCCCGGGCCGAACGTGCAGGAGCTTCCCGCCCGGCCGCAATCGCCGCCGGAGGCGCCTGTCACCGGTCCCGGCCAGCCTGCCGGCCGCACCGCCCGCGTCAGCGGCTTCCGCGAGTTGATCGAGCGCGCAGCGGCCAATGAGGGTGTGGACCCGGCACTGGTGGCAGCGATGATCGCCCAGGAAAGCGGAGGCAATCCGGGGGCGGTCAGTCCGGCCGGCTCACGAGGGTTGATGCAGCTGATGCCGTCCACCGCCAGGATGCTGGGG
Above is a genomic segment from Candidatus Glassbacteria bacterium containing:
- a CDS encoding transglycosylase SLT domain-containing protein, yielding MSSGMEMIGFPGGEAMNARSQSLEANLKRLQQRSDDAKGDEQALRQVSRDLESLFVKMLLDSMEKTVPREEGSLGNSQAMQTWRGMLNEKLAEQLGENSPIGLADMIYRQLSGDLERHMEVPPATALPPDPGPNVQELPARPQSPPEAPVTGPGQPAGRTARVSGFRELIERAAANEGVDPALVAAMIAQESGGNPGAVSPAGSRGLMQLMPSTARMLGVANVFDPDQNVTGGVRYISGLLERYGGDERLALAAYNAGPGTVDRYGGVPPYRETTDYLEKVGRLKEIFRSMGFRPGV